The Erigeron canadensis isolate Cc75 chromosome 1, C_canadensis_v1, whole genome shotgun sequence genome segment AGAAAAGGTTCACATCAGCATTGTGGTCATTGGCCATGTTGACTCTGGCAAGTCAACCACAACTGGTCACTTGATCTACAAGCTTGGAGGAATTGACAAGCGTGTTATTGAAAGGTTCGAGAAAGAAGCTGCTGAAATGAACAAAAGGTCATTCAAGTACGCATGGGTTCTTGACAAACTTAAGGCTGAGCGTGAGCGTGGTATCACAATTGATATTGCTCTATGGAAGTTTGAGACTACCAAGTACTACTGCACTGTCATTGATGCTCCCGGACATCGtgattttattaagaatatgaTTACTGGCACATCTCAAGCTGATTGTGCTGTTTTGATCATTGACTCTACCACTGGTGGTTTTGAGGCTGGTATTTCCAAAGATGGTCAGACCCGTGAGCATGCTCTTCTTGCTTTCACTCTTGGTGTTAAGCAAATGATCTGCTGTTGCAACAAGGTGAAGCTTTTATTGTTATGACTTTTTTGCATATTTTTCTCTAAATCTAcatgtttaatttttgttattattctaATTAGTTAGAAGTACCTATATGGACAGTTTAGGTTATGGGTTAGCAACTTAACACGGATTTGCATTAAAATGGCCGTTTTTGGTATGTGTCTGTTGAGTTTGGAATAGTTCAATATGGAATATGAATCAAGTAGTCATCTGTTGGTAGGATTTGTTTTGTGCTCCAAATAAGTTTTTCCATAAAATTTTCTTGCATATGtgatttatatttgatatcttTAGTGATAAAGTGTTACTCTAGTGCTTTCATTAGGTTTTTTAGGTTTTTGCATCTTACTGTACCTTTTAGGTTTTTGCATTTTGTATAACCTTCTGTTATCCTTACATAACATGATTTGAATTGACCGTCCGTTCATTTTGAACGGGTTGAAAGTCTACTGCTATTCTTGCTTAAAATGCTGATTTgctgttttattttttatagatGGATGCAACCACTCCGAAATACTCCAAGGCTAGATACGATGAAATTGTTAAGGAAGTTTCATCTTACTTGAAGAAGGTTGGGTACAACCCAGAGAAAATTGCCTTTGTTCCCATCTCTGGTTTTGAAGGAGATAACATGATTGAGAGGTCAACAAACCTTGATTGGTACAAAGGACCCACTCTTCTTGAAGCTCTTGACAATGTCAATGAGCCCAAGAGACCATCTGACAAGCCACTTCGTCTTCCACTTCAAGACGTGTACAAGATTGGAGGTATTGGAACTGTGCCTGTGGGACGTGTGGAAACCGGTGTTATAAAACCTGGTATGGTTGTAACCTTCGGACCAACTGGTCTGACCACTGAAGTCAAGTCAGTTGAGATGCATCACGAAGCCTTAT includes the following:
- the LOC122609057 gene encoding elongation factor 1-alpha produces the protein MGKEKVHISIVVIGHVDSGKSTTTGHLIYKLGGIDKRVIERFEKEAAEMNKRSFKYAWVLDKLKAERERGITIDIALWKFETTKYYCTVIDAPGHRDFIKNMITGTSQADCAVLIIDSTTGGFEAGISKDGQTREHALLAFTLGVKQMICCCNKMDATTPKYSKARYDEIVKEVSSYLKKVGYNPEKIAFVPISGFEGDNMIERSTNLDWYKGPTLLEALDNVNEPKRPSDKPLRLPLQDVYKIGGIGTVPVGRVETGVIKPGMVVTFGPTGLTTEVKSVEMHHEALSEALPGDNVGFNVKNVAVKDLKRGYVASNSKDDPAKGAASFTSQVIIMNHPGQIGNGYAPVLDCHTSHIAVKFSEILTKIDRRSGKELEKEPKFLKNGDAGMVKMLPTKPMVVETFAEYPPLGRFAVRDMRQTVAVGVIKSVDKKDPTGAKVTKAAVKKGAK